The Montipora foliosa isolate CH-2021 chromosome 14, ASM3666993v2, whole genome shotgun sequence genome window below encodes:
- the LOC137984440 gene encoding uncharacterized protein translates to MLRGLLGDLNKKSTTAKGLLKDKKLCGDKSELKKEIRKLKNGWFQQKACLAEQYAREKNHREFYAILKAIYGSKPRNLHPVKSKSGALLSSAEDIKKRWVEHFNELLNQPTNADWDILGEIKIHPTLEELDAPITMAEVETAINNTKFRKSPGPGGILPEILAHGGSALRSFLFAIFNLLWTTEDLPSDWIDAISVSCSRKRSQSMWKLPRGVSAQCRWKSLCRHSPTVAPVSG, encoded by the exons ATGCTGAGAGGTCTCCTTGGTGATTTGAATAAGAAATCAACTACAGCAAAAG GACTTCTTAAGGACAAGAAATTATGCGGAGACAAGTCTGAACtcaaaaaagaaatcagaaaactTAAGAATGGCTGGTTCCAACAAAAGGCATGTCTGGCAGAACAATATGCAAGAGAAAAGAACCATAGAGAATTCTACGCAATTCTCAAGGCTATCTATGGGTCCAAACCTCGAAATCTTCACCCAGTGAAATCAAAAAGTGGTGCACTTCTCTCATCAGCAGAGGATATCAAGAAGAGATGGGTTGAGCATTTTAATGAACTCCTTAATCAACCAACAAATGCTGACTGGGATATCCTCGGCGAGATAAAGATACATCCAACCCTTGAAGAACTTGACGCGCCAATAACAATGGCAGAAGTTGAGACAGCAATCAATAACACCAAATTTAGAAAGAGCCCAGGGCCAGGTGGGATTTTACCGGAGATCCTTGCACATGGTGGCAGTGCTCTGCGATCCTTCCTGTTCGCCATCTTCAATCTTTTGTGGACAACAGAAGACTTACCATCTGATTGGATCGACGCAATATCTGTATCCTGTTCAAGAAAGAGATCGCAGTCTATGTGGAAATTACCGCGGGGTGTCTCTGCTCAGTGTCGTTGGAAAAGCCTTTGCCGACATTCTCCTACAGTGGCTCCAGTATCTGGCTGA